The following coding sequences lie in one Nitrospirota bacterium genomic window:
- a CDS encoding type II toxin-antitoxin system VapB family antitoxin: protein MRTTMDIDDMLISEVIKVSGARTKKGAVVIALQEYIKAKKREELKKIIGSYDEFGLSLNDLEKMRREA from the coding sequence ATGCGTACTACAATGGATATTGACGACATGCTGATCAGCGAGGTCATCAAAGTATCAGGAGCCAGGACAAAAAAAGGAGCGGTAGTCATCGCTCTTCAAGAATACATCAAAGCAAAGAAAAGAGAGGAATTAAAGAAAATAATCGGTTCTTATGATGAATTTGGGCTTTCTCTTAATGATTTGGAAAAAATGAGACGTGAAGCCTAA
- a CDS encoding sigma-70 family RNA polymerase sigma factor — MDSVDLHMLLEKHHQESFGWALNCCGHDPTEAENVLQTVYLKILEQNARFEERSSFKTWLFSVIRITAAYEQRRNFLRKWRLLPIEESRLQAKQDDADESIFKSQRTRFLQKALQTFPKRQREVMHLVFYHDMTLEESSEVLGISIGSTRTHYARGKKRLRRWIEASKEFL, encoded by the coding sequence ATGGATTCCGTTGATTTACACATGTTGTTGGAGAAACACCATCAGGAGAGTTTTGGCTGGGCTTTAAACTGCTGTGGGCACGACCCAACAGAGGCTGAAAATGTTCTCCAGACGGTCTACCTCAAAATTTTGGAACAAAACGCCAGATTTGAAGAAAGATCCTCATTTAAGACATGGCTCTTTTCCGTCATCCGAATCACCGCGGCCTATGAACAGAGGAGAAATTTTCTCCGAAAATGGAGGCTTCTTCCCATCGAAGAATCCCGGTTACAGGCAAAACAAGACGACGCCGATGAATCGATTTTTAAATCTCAGCGAACGCGCTTCCTTCAGAAAGCGCTTCAGACCTTTCCAAAAAGGCAGAGAGAGGTGATGCACCTGGTTTTTTATCATGACATGACTTTGGAAGAATCATCCGAGGTATTGGGTATTTCCATTGGTTCAACTCGAACCCATTATGCGCGAGGGAAAAAACGGTTACGTCGATGGATAGAAGCCTCAAAGGAGTTTTTATGA